The Frankiaceae bacterium nucleotide sequence CGACGGACGTGACCTCGTCGCGGATGCGCCGGCGCGGGCCGAGCAGAGCAGCGGCGAACAACGCGAGCGCGGCGACGCCGACGGCGTGCCACGTCGCGTCGAACGGCTCGGCCACCAGCCGCACGTCGTCGCCGAGGACGTAGACGGGGACGGTCTGCCCGACGGAGTACGAGGCGTACACGCTGAGGACGTGGGCGCGCCCCGCGTGGTCGAGCGTCACCTCCCCGTCCTCGGTGTCGACGGCCGTGACCTGCGCGGCGGCGACGGGCGCGCGCCGCTCGCGCTCGGCCTCGCGCGAGGCGAGCAGCGCGACACCGCCCGCCGCGAGCGCGGCGACGAGCAGCAGCGCCACCGATGCCTGGCCGAGTCTGGACACGCTGCGCCGCAGCAGGTTCAGCGCGTCGTCGGGGATCTGGACGCGGCGTCCCCCGGTGACCTCGTCGACGTACGCCAGCCTGCGCCGCTGCGCCTCGGCCACGTGCCGTGCGCTGACGAGGGCGTACGCCGTGCCGGCGGCCGCGGCCGCCGCGAACCCGGCCTTCGCCGGCCGGCCGGGCGCGGTGCCGACGACGGCGGCCGCCGCGAGCGCGGCGGAGGCGACGGCGCCGGGCGCGGGGAGCAGCGACGGCGCGGCGGCCGCCACGGCGCACAGGACGAAGACGACGGCGGCGAGCACGTCGGTGCCGCACGGCGCGGCCGGTGTGCACGTCTTCGCCGGCCGCAGCGCGGCGGCGGCCAGGAAGATGACGATCCACGCCGCCCCCGCGAGCTGCGGGCGCAGCCACCGGCGAGGGCCGAGCTCGCGCCAGCGCTTCGCGACGGGACGGGTGAGCGGGCGGGGTCGCTCGGTCACCCGACCGGCGCGCCGACCCGCGGCATGCCGAGCATCGTCCCAGCCGGCTTCGGGACGTCGAACAGGTCGCCCGCGCGGGTCTTGCGGTGGGCCAGCACCGGGCCCTCCGCGAGGAGGTGGTGCGGGGCGGCGTACGTCACCTCGACGTCCACGAGGTCCCCAGGTCTGATGGAGGCGTCGCCGAGGAAGTGCACGAGGCGGTTGTCGCGCGCGCGGCCCGTCATGCGCCCCGTACCCGCGTCCTTGCGCCCCTCGCCTACCGCGACGAGCAGCTCGGCGCGGGTGCCGACGAGGCGCTTGTTCTCCTGCCACGCGACGTCGTCCTGCAGCGCAACGAGGCGCTCATACCGCTCCTGGACGACGGCCTTCGGCACCTGCGCGTCCATGGTCGCGGCGGGCGTGCCGGGCCGCGGTGAGTACTGGAACGTGAACGCCGAGGAGAACCGCGCCTCCCGTACGACGTGCAGCGTCTCGGCGAAGTCGGCCTCGGTCTCGCCGGGGAACCCCACGATGATGTCGGTCGTGATCGCCGCGTCGGGGATCGCGTCGCGGACGCGCGCGACGATGCCGAGGAAGCGTTCCTGCCGGTACGACCGCTGCATCCGCCGCAGCACGTCGTCGGAGCCCGACTGCAGGGGCATGTGCAGGTGCGGCATGACGTTCGGCGTCTCGGCCATGGCGGCGATGACGTCGTCGGTGAAGTCCTTGGGGTGCGGCGACGTGAAGCGCACCCGCTCCAGCCCGTCGATCTCCCCGCAGGCACGCAGCAGGGAGGCGAAGGCACCCCGGTCACCGAGGTCCGAGCCGTACGAGTTGACGTTCTGCCCGAGCAGCGTGACTTCGAGGACGCCGTCGGCGACGAGCGCGCGCACCTCGGCGAGGATGTCCGTGGCCGGGCGGTTGCGCTCCTTGCCGCGCAGCGACGGCACGATGCAGAACGTGCACGTGTTGTTGCAGCCGACGGAGATCGAGACCCAGCCGGCGTACGGCGACTCGCGGCGCGCGGGCAGCGTCGAGGGAAACGTCTCCAGCGCCTCGACGATCTCGACCTGCGCGGCGTCGTTGTGGCGGGCGCGGTCGAGCAGGGCGGGCAGCGAGCCGATGTTGTGCGTGCCGAAGACGACGTCGACCCACGGCGCCTTCTTGGTGATGGTGCCGCGGTCCTTCTGCGCGAGGCAGCCGCCGACCGCGATCTGCATGCCCGGGTGCGCCTTCTTCACGGGCAGCAGGTGGCCGAGGTTGCCGTAGAGGCGGTTGTCGGCGTTCTCGCGGACGGCGCACGTGTTGAACACCACGACGTCGGCCTGCTCACCCTCGGGCGCGCGGACATAGCCCGACTCCTCGAGCAGCCCGGAGAGGCGTTCGGAGTCGTGCTCGTTCATCTGGCAGCCGTAGGTGATCACGGCGTACGTGCGGGGGCTCACGACGCACGAGGATATCGGGTGAAGGAATTCCCGATCGAAAAACGAATTCCCTCGCCATGCGACGCGTCCTGCCCGTCCTCCTCCTCGCCCTGCTCGCGCCGGCCCACGCCCCGGCGCAGGCCGCGGCCGAGGACCGCACGCCCAACATCACGGGGCTCTACCGGCTGCCGTACACCGGCGGTACGGAGCTCACGAGCGACGGGCGGTACGTCTTCGCCGGGCAGTGGAACGGCCGCACCAACCGCTACGAGTACCCCCGCCAGGGCGGCGTACGGATCTTCGACAGCAAGGTCTGGCCGCCGAAGCTCGTCGGCACCATCAAGTGCGCGGGCACCGACATGGACGTCGCGGTCGTACGCCCCGGTCTCCTGGCGATCGGGCACCACTATTCGGCGTGCGGCGTCCGCGGCAACGGCATCACGCTGTTCGACGTCAAGAACCCCGCCAAGCCGAAGCGCCTCTCGACGCTCGCGGTGCCGAGCGCGCACACGCTGACCGCGGTCCCCGGCGCGAACGTCCTCTACGTCTCCCCCGGCGGCACCGGCAGCGCCAACGGCCTCACCACCGTCGTCGACGTGAGCGACGCGAAGCGGCCGAAGGTGCGCGCGTACATCAGGCCCGACTTCTGGGGCTGCCACGACGTGACGTTCGCGACGAGCGTGGCCGGCAAGCCGATCGGCGTCTGCACCGGCCTCGAGGGCATCACGATCTGGGACATGGCCAACCCGATCAGCCCCAAGGTGCTCTCGACGGTGGCCGCCGAGGACGAGGTCACCGGCGACTACATCCAGTTCGCGCACGGGTCCGCGGTCAGCCCCGACGGTGGCCTGCTGGTCGTCAACGACGAGGCGTACAGCGGGCACCGGTGCGACGGCAAGGACGAGGAGCAGGCCGGGTCACTGCACCTCTACGACATCAGCGCGCCTGGGCAGCCGGTGTTCCTCGGGCGCATCGTGCCGCCGCGCGGCCGTACG carries:
- the miaB gene encoding tRNA (N6-isopentenyl adenosine(37)-C2)-methylthiotransferase MiaB gives rise to the protein MSPRTYAVITYGCQMNEHDSERLSGLLEESGYVRAPEGEQADVVVFNTCAVRENADNRLYGNLGHLLPVKKAHPGMQIAVGGCLAQKDRGTITKKAPWVDVVFGTHNIGSLPALLDRARHNDAAQVEIVEALETFPSTLPARRESPYAGWVSISVGCNNTCTFCIVPSLRGKERNRPATDILAEVRALVADGVLEVTLLGQNVNSYGSDLGDRGAFASLLRACGEIDGLERVRFTSPHPKDFTDDVIAAMAETPNVMPHLHMPLQSGSDDVLRRMQRSYRQERFLGIVARVRDAIPDAAITTDIIVGFPGETEADFAETLHVVREARFSSAFTFQYSPRPGTPAATMDAQVPKAVVQERYERLVALQDDVAWQENKRLVGTRAELLVAVGEGRKDAGTGRMTGRARDNRLVHFLGDASIRPGDLVDVEVTYAAPHHLLAEGPVLAHRKTRAGDLFDVPKPAGTMLGMPRVGAPVG